The following are from one region of the Salvia splendens isolate huo1 chromosome 2, SspV2, whole genome shotgun sequence genome:
- the LOC121792545 gene encoding uncharacterized protein LOC121792545, giving the protein MSKKNDLGRRKRQHDFDLRREKEAKEKKEKKLNAKKNKMKVDGSSKKKGGGGFQVGKKKLKTRMTPLAKAKAAQAMEVDK; this is encoded by the exons ATGTCGAAGAAGAACGATTTAGGTCGAAGAAAAAGGCAGCATGATTTCGATCTAAGAA GAGAGAAAGAAGCGAaggaaaagaaggaaaagaagCTCAATGCCAAGAAAAAtaagatgaaa GTTGATGGTAGCAGTAAGAAGAAAGGTGGGGGTGGATTTCAAGTAGGAAAGAAAAAGTTGAAAACAAGGATGACGCCATTGGCCAAAGCTAAAGCTGCCCAGGCGATGGAGGTCGACAAGTAA